A genomic region of Leptolyngbya sp. NIES-2104 contains the following coding sequences:
- a CDS encoding SAM-dependent methyltransferase has protein sequence MTGTLIRPTQTVAETEVFFCPEESHFYSHCLERLVFSQCDDSRLIVEFGSGDGSPVINSLVRSRCHDVIHGFELNPSAYEVAQSRVGQCNLHDRYVLHNKSFFEAAPTDADCLIANPPYIPAPDNQIRMPLLHGGVDGATLTNKLLTLNYPRVMVLVSSYSNPLGTFECAAEQGYTVSDFMVTPLQFGCYSSEPKVKNWIAKLRDQGQAFYTDNIYFLAGVLFEHSSVASVDISDELVRVMTAL, from the coding sequence TTGACTGGGACACTAATTAGACCAACACAAACGGTTGCTGAAACCGAAGTATTTTTCTGCCCTGAAGAGTCGCATTTCTATTCGCATTGTTTAGAGCGATTGGTATTTTCGCAGTGTGATGATTCGCGCTTGATTGTTGAATTTGGTTCGGGTGATGGTAGTCCGGTGATCAATTCACTAGTGCGATCGCGCTGTCACGATGTGATTCACGGTTTTGAACTGAATCCCTCTGCGTATGAGGTAGCTCAATCCAGAGTTGGTCAGTGTAATCTGCACGATCGATATGTGCTGCACAACAAATCATTCTTTGAGGCAGCACCAACCGATGCAGATTGTTTGATTGCAAATCCGCCTTACATTCCCGCTCCAGATAATCAAATTCGGATGCCGCTCTTGCATGGGGGTGTAGATGGAGCCACACTCACGAATAAACTATTGACGCTGAACTATCCGAGAGTAATGGTTTTAGTGTCGAGCTACTCGAATCCGTTAGGCACCTTTGAATGTGCAGCCGAACAGGGTTATACGGTATCAGACTTTATGGTGACACCGTTGCAGTTTGGTTGTTATAGTTCTGAGCCGAAAGTGAAAAACTGGATTGCTAAGCTGCGAGATCAGGGTCAAGCTTTCTACACGGATAATATTTATTTCCTTGCGGGTGTTCTGTTCGAGCATTCTAGTGTTGCATCTGTGGATATCTCAGATGAGCTAGTTCGAGTGATGACTGCTTTGTAA
- a CDS encoding DHHA1 domain-containing protein, whose translation MAFTVDATVGTPNQEAALQAFRQFVDRMSHSSRIVAIHDSDADGVTAGVVWQRAFERAGFASVHRVIPDRERNAWTPNNRAIIQSSNPAYLFVMDLGSRSEPVISGVPTCFVDHHHPEGVPDGDTLISAYNWEPIPNTSLIIWELAQSIADISDLDWIAAIGTLSDLGDRAPFELLTTAKRKYTAKYLKEATVLINASRRASHYDPEVAARALLNHSSPKALVNSDSADVQQLRSAREEVKLAIDEARKVAPVFSGNVALLRMNSPCQIHPLIAQSWRGRLPKLVVIAANEGYMPGRVNFAARSNSVNVLEFLRSQTISAGEGSYGHGHDQASGGSLSIERWNELLAKLGFPETTFVKS comes from the coding sequence ATGGCTTTTACAGTTGATGCTACTGTTGGAACTCCGAATCAAGAAGCAGCACTTCAGGCATTCAGGCAGTTTGTCGATCGAATGTCTCATTCTTCGAGAATCGTTGCGATTCATGATTCGGATGCGGATGGAGTCACGGCGGGCGTTGTTTGGCAGCGGGCATTTGAACGGGCGGGATTTGCCTCAGTGCATCGAGTGATTCCCGATCGAGAACGCAACGCCTGGACACCTAACAATCGCGCTATCATTCAATCCTCAAATCCGGCTTATCTCTTTGTGATGGACTTAGGAAGCCGCTCGGAGCCTGTAATTTCTGGGGTTCCGACTTGCTTTGTTGATCATCACCATCCTGAAGGTGTGCCGGATGGCGATACTTTAATTAGTGCCTACAATTGGGAGCCGATCCCGAATACATCGCTGATCATTTGGGAACTGGCGCAATCGATCGCGGATATTTCCGACCTCGACTGGATTGCTGCGATCGGAACATTGAGCGATTTAGGCGATCGCGCTCCATTTGAACTATTAACCACGGCAAAACGGAAGTACACCGCGAAATACCTCAAAGAAGCAACAGTCTTAATTAATGCGTCTCGACGAGCTTCACACTACGATCCAGAAGTCGCAGCACGAGCATTATTAAATCATTCCAGTCCGAAAGCATTGGTGAATTCCGATAGTGCGGATGTGCAACAACTGCGATCGGCAAGAGAAGAAGTCAAACTTGCAATCGATGAAGCCAGAAAAGTGGCTCCCGTTTTTTCAGGGAATGTTGCTCTACTTCGGATGAACTCGCCTTGTCAGATTCATCCCTTGATTGCTCAAAGTTGGCGCGGTCGCTTGCCGAAATTAGTGGTGATTGCAGCCAATGAAGGATATATGCCGGGGCGGGTTAATTTTGCGGCTCGATCGAACAGTGTGAATGTGCTCGAATTCCTGCGGAGTCAAACGATTTCAGCCGGAGAAGGAAGCTATGGACACGGACACGATCAGGCATCGGGGGGCAGTTTAAGCATCGAACGTTGGAATGAATTGTTAGCAAAACTAGGATTTCCAGAAACGACGTTTGTCAAATCGTAA
- a CDS encoding iron-containing redox enzyme family protein, whose translation MHGSLVAPLPTQLMPEAIASIVKTNPYYKAEQTFSELIEAENLDQRLNQFEEQIRYFETALSFALKEAYDQAQGSDAAHLFLQRILYRINRLNLFWYDDLTHYTNERSTYLQKVRNEIEAAWQAWELKQIDTEAYHSVDLKQALLDRYQTDLDPELSEDALYLRKEMPFEGYRYLLAITSFDGLVEASRLSRILGGAANEVQATLTKVLLEEYGNGRLSRKHSTFFAKMMTELSLSTQPEAYFDLVPWQALATTNHNFLLTECKRHFLRYNGGLAYFEVAGPSAYRNYLAAAQRLQLSEGAMGYWDLHIKEDERHGRWMIENVTLPLVDMYPQQAWQLLLGYDQEKLMGDRAGAAIVAMIRHGVETESLPAIGLE comes from the coding sequence ATGCACGGTAGTTTAGTCGCTCCTCTGCCCACTCAATTGATGCCAGAGGCAATCGCATCCATTGTTAAGACCAATCCTTACTACAAGGCTGAACAAACTTTTAGTGAACTGATCGAAGCTGAAAACTTAGATCAGCGACTCAATCAGTTTGAAGAGCAAATTCGGTACTTTGAAACGGCACTGAGTTTTGCACTCAAAGAAGCTTATGATCAAGCTCAAGGTTCGGATGCTGCCCATCTTTTCCTACAGCGCATCCTCTACCGCATCAATCGCTTAAACCTATTTTGGTACGACGATTTAACGCACTATACCAATGAGCGATCGACATACTTGCAAAAAGTCCGCAATGAGATCGAAGCCGCTTGGCAAGCTTGGGAACTCAAACAGATTGATACTGAAGCTTATCATTCGGTAGATCTGAAACAGGCATTGCTCGATCGCTATCAAACCGATCTCGATCCTGAACTCTCTGAAGATGCGCTCTACCTTCGTAAAGAGATGCCATTTGAAGGTTATCGTTACCTTTTAGCAATCACTTCGTTTGATGGACTGGTCGAAGCAAGCCGCCTTTCTCGAATTCTCGGTGGTGCCGCGAATGAAGTTCAAGCAACTTTAACGAAAGTACTGCTCGAAGAATATGGTAATGGTCGTTTGTCGCGGAAGCATTCGACATTTTTCGCGAAAATGATGACCGAATTAAGCTTGAGTACTCAGCCTGAAGCATATTTTGATCTGGTTCCTTGGCAAGCGTTAGCAACCACGAATCATAACTTCTTGCTAACGGAATGTAAGCGTCATTTCTTACGCTACAACGGTGGTTTAGCTTACTTTGAAGTAGCAGGTCCTTCTGCATATCGGAACTATCTTGCTGCGGCTCAGAGACTTCAGCTCTCTGAGGGTGCAATGGGCTATTGGGACTTGCACATCAAGGAAGATGAAAGACATGGACGATGGATGATCGAGAACGTGACGTTACCTCTGGTCGATATGTATCCGCAGCAAGCTTGGCAATTGTTGTTGGGATATGACCAAGAGAAACTCATGGGCGATCGAGCAGGAGCCGCGATCGTGGCGATGATTCGTCATGGGGTTGAAACTGAATCGCTTCCTGCAATTGGACTAGAGTAA
- a CDS encoding DUF2945 domain-containing protein: protein MSEKLKKGDHVEWNTSGGKTEGEVKEIITEPTDFKGHHFEASKENPEYRVESSKSGKDAIHKGEQLKKSKEKK, encoded by the coding sequence ATGAGCGAGAAATTGAAAAAGGGCGACCACGTAGAGTGGAACACTTCTGGTGGAAAAACTGAAGGTGAAGTCAAAGAAATCATCACTGAACCCACTGACTTTAAAGGGCATCATTTCGAGGCATCAAAGGAAAATCCTGAGTATCGGGTTGAAAGTTCAAAGAGCGGAAAAGATGCGATTCATAAAGGTGAGCAACTGAAGAAATCGAAGGAGAAAAAGTGA
- the gorA gene encoding glutathione-disulfide reductase produces MNYDLFVIGAGPGGLSAAKRAAQYGAKVAIAERSHLGGTCTNLGCIPKKLMVYAADFGLLADAAQDYGWTKPDLKFSWQRFKQIRDRELDRLRKVHHAALEKQGITIIQGTAVLVDEHTIAVNDQKFAADKILIAVGGKPSQPKITGIEHTITSEQMFHLEQLPNRLAIIGGGYIGIEFASVMRGLGVDVTLMNHGEMILEGFDEMISTTVRQGLVDRGIQIYCNTTADKIERVNNEIQLHLTGDHSDSLTVDTVLCAIGRAPNLENLGLETVGVEFDKKAIAVDEFSRTNIPNIYAIGDCTNRKQLTPVARAEGKAFAETAFNHQPTQIDSLIPSAVCARPEAASVGMAESEAREQFGDRIQCYQTEFIPLFETLTERKLKSVAKYVTLDDRVIGLHLVGEDSAEMIQGFSLAIKKGITKSEIDHAIAIHPSSAEELFSVD; encoded by the coding sequence ATGAACTATGACCTATTTGTAATCGGAGCGGGACCGGGTGGACTTTCTGCCGCCAAACGAGCCGCACAGTATGGTGCAAAAGTCGCGATCGCAGAACGCTCCCATCTCGGCGGAACCTGCACCAATCTCGGCTGCATTCCTAAGAAACTCATGGTTTACGCTGCCGATTTTGGCTTACTTGCTGATGCCGCACAAGATTACGGCTGGACAAAGCCCGACCTCAAATTTAGCTGGCAACGCTTCAAACAAATTCGCGATCGCGAACTCGATCGCCTCCGGAAAGTTCACCACGCTGCACTGGAAAAACAAGGAATTACAATCATTCAAGGTACAGCGGTGTTAGTCGATGAACACACGATCGCAGTCAATGATCAAAAATTCGCCGCAGACAAAATCCTCATCGCGGTCGGTGGCAAGCCATCTCAACCCAAAATTACAGGCATCGAACATACAATCACTTCTGAGCAAATGTTTCACCTTGAACAACTACCAAACCGTCTAGCAATTATTGGGGGTGGGTATATTGGAATCGAATTTGCTAGTGTGATGCGTGGATTGGGTGTAGATGTAACGTTGATGAATCATGGAGAGATGATTCTCGAAGGCTTTGATGAAATGATTAGTACGACTGTGAGACAAGGATTAGTCGATCGCGGAATTCAAATCTACTGCAACACCACCGCAGATAAAATCGAGCGTGTGAACAACGAAATCCAATTACATTTAACCGGAGACCATTCTGATAGTCTTACGGTTGATACAGTTCTCTGTGCGATCGGTCGCGCCCCGAATTTAGAAAATCTCGGTCTAGAAACCGTTGGAGTCGAATTCGATAAAAAAGCGATCGCGGTAGACGAATTCAGCCGCACAAACATTCCAAACATCTATGCGATCGGAGACTGTACCAATCGAAAACAACTCACTCCGGTTGCCCGCGCTGAAGGAAAAGCATTCGCAGAAACCGCATTCAACCATCAACCGACCCAAATTGATTCATTGATTCCGTCTGCGGTCTGTGCTCGTCCCGAAGCCGCTTCGGTTGGAATGGCGGAATCTGAAGCGCGAGAGCAATTTGGCGATCGCATCCAATGTTATCAAACCGAGTTCATACCCTTGTTTGAGACTTTAACAGAACGAAAGCTTAAGAGCGTTGCGAAATATGTGACGCTTGACGATCGCGTGATTGGACTTCATTTAGTCGGAGAAGATTCAGCAGAAATGATTCAAGGATTTAGCTTAGCGATCAAGAAGGGAATTACGAAATCTGAAATTGATCATGCGATCGCGATCCATCCTTCATCGGCTGAAGAACTATTTTCGGTGGATTGA
- a CDS encoding DUF3140 domain-containing protein, with amino-acid sequence MVQHTATQNQETLKEFQDAVNMSAKELEAWLKTEESLSVGMKSSEDAESTGHQSGRRTVALLHKKKSEYDDSDFNHMRRVVSYVHRHLAERPEGDIEHTRWRYSLKNWGHEPLKD; translated from the coding sequence ATGGTTCAGCATACTGCTACTCAGAACCAAGAGACTCTAAAAGAGTTTCAAGATGCGGTCAATATGTCAGCTAAAGAATTAGAAGCTTGGCTAAAAACCGAGGAATCGCTGTCGGTTGGAATGAAAAGTAGCGAGGATGCGGAATCAACCGGGCATCAATCTGGTAGAAGAACTGTCGCGCTCTTACACAAGAAGAAATCAGAATACGACGACTCAGATTTTAATCACATGCGGCGCGTCGTGAGTTATGTTCATCGGCATTTGGCAGAAAGACCGGAAGGAGATATCGAGCATACTCGGTGGCGTTACTCTCTCAAGAATTGGGGGCATGAACCGCTGAAAGACTAA
- a CDS encoding glycosyltransferase family A protein, which yields MSKVDILIPTYNRASALAVTLTSLIAQTFQNFNVIISDQTDDPNTIASNLVQTPIRVLRSHNHKVQIHHHLPRRGLAEQRQFLLDQATAPYVLFIDDDLILEPFVIEQFVNAIEQENCGFVGSGLIGLSFAQDIRPHEQAIEFWTTPVRPEKLKPGMPQWERWKLHNAANLYHIQRSHNITPDHPRKYKIAWIGGCVMYNMEKLREVGGFNFWKDLPENHCGEDVFVQQRVMAKYGGCGVLPSGAYHQELPTTVVDRTYNAPVLLSVDESFSENPSRIEEDELSLTYDS from the coding sequence ATGTCTAAAGTTGATATTCTAATTCCTACCTACAATCGTGCTTCAGCGTTAGCTGTTACTTTAACGAGCTTGATTGCACAAACATTTCAAAACTTTAATGTAATCATTTCGGATCAGACTGATGATCCAAATACGATCGCATCAAATCTAGTCCAAACTCCGATTCGAGTTCTGCGATCGCACAATCATAAAGTACAAATCCATCACCATTTGCCGCGTCGTGGACTCGCAGAACAAAGACAGTTCTTGCTCGATCAAGCGACTGCACCTTATGTTTTATTCATTGATGATGATCTGATCCTCGAACCGTTTGTAATCGAGCAATTTGTGAACGCGATCGAACAAGAAAACTGCGGTTTCGTTGGGAGTGGATTGATCGGCTTGAGTTTTGCTCAAGATATTCGACCGCACGAACAAGCGATCGAGTTCTGGACGACTCCCGTTCGACCGGAAAAGCTTAAACCCGGAATGCCCCAATGGGAGCGCTGGAAGTTGCACAATGCAGCAAATCTGTATCACATTCAGCGATCGCACAACATCACACCGGATCACCCTCGCAAATACAAAATTGCCTGGATCGGGGGCTGTGTCATGTACAACATGGAAAAGCTTCGGGAGGTCGGCGGCTTTAATTTCTGGAAAGATCTGCCTGAAAATCACTGCGGCGAAGATGTGTTTGTACAGCAGCGAGTGATGGCGAAATATGGCGGTTGTGGGGTGCTTCCGTCCGGAGCATATCATCAGGAATTGCCAACAACGGTGGTCGATCGTACTTATAACGCTCCAGTTTTGCTCTCAGTGGATGAGTCATTTTCTGAAAATCCCTCTAGGATCGAAGAAGATGAATTGAGCCTAACGTATGATTCCTGA
- a CDS encoding AAA family ATPase, producing the protein MTTTTLPPIVEALLDPALYDHPVKGSIELIQTHVSYVFLTGDYVYKLKKPVNFGFLDYSTLEKRKFYCEEELRLNKRGAAELYLGILPIAQNGETFILGGEGELVDYVVKMQQFPQETLLSAMYDRGELTEQHLIDLAKVMAAFHKSAPTNDYILSFGEVSQIRQAIDENYDQTVGYIGVAQTQEQFDQTKAYTDQLFAESESLFKSRVEQRFIRECHGDVHLRNICFWNSKILLFDCIEFNEPFRFVDTMFDIAYIIMDFDARNRPDLSNLFLNSYLEQSGDWEGLQVLPLYNSRQSYVRAKVTSFLLSDPSVPESVKEESKETASRYYRLSWEYTKPKQGKIVLMSGLSGSGKSTIAAKLARESGAIQIRSDAVRKHLGGVAPDEKGDASLYSSEMTQKTYDRLLKLGVTLASQGYTVILDAKYDRQALRAPVIEQAQAHGIPVEVLYCEASEEELRDRIAQRQGDISDADLDVLAEQSFEAFTETEKLLVKTMS; encoded by the coding sequence ATGACGACTACGACCCTTCCCCCGATCGTTGAAGCCCTTCTTGATCCTGCTCTTTATGATCATCCGGTCAAAGGCTCGATCGAGTTAATCCAAACGCACGTTTCTTATGTGTTTCTCACTGGAGACTACGTGTACAAGCTGAAAAAGCCCGTGAATTTCGGTTTCTTAGACTATTCGACGTTAGAGAAGCGCAAGTTTTACTGTGAGGAAGAATTGCGGCTGAACAAACGGGGCGCGGCGGAATTGTATTTGGGAATTTTACCGATCGCGCAAAATGGCGAAACGTTCATTCTCGGCGGAGAGGGTGAGCTTGTGGATTATGTGGTGAAAATGCAGCAGTTTCCACAAGAGACGCTGTTGAGTGCAATGTACGATCGAGGTGAACTCACGGAACAGCATTTAATCGATTTGGCGAAAGTGATGGCAGCATTTCACAAATCAGCACCGACGAATGATTACATTCTTAGTTTTGGTGAAGTGTCGCAGATTCGACAAGCGATCGACGAAAACTATGATCAGACGGTTGGATACATTGGAGTCGCTCAAACTCAAGAGCAATTTGATCAGACGAAAGCTTACACCGATCAGCTCTTTGCTGAGAGCGAATCATTGTTCAAAAGCCGAGTTGAACAGCGATTTATCCGCGAATGTCATGGTGATGTTCACTTGAGAAACATTTGTTTCTGGAATAGCAAGATTTTATTGTTCGATTGCATTGAGTTCAATGAGCCATTCCGCTTTGTCGATACGATGTTCGATATTGCTTACATCATCATGGATTTCGATGCTCGGAACCGTCCTGATCTCAGCAACTTATTCCTGAACTCGTATCTTGAACAATCCGGTGATTGGGAAGGCTTGCAAGTTCTACCACTCTACAACAGCCGTCAGTCTTATGTTCGGGCAAAGGTAACATCATTTTTGCTCAGTGATCCGAGTGTTCCGGAGTCCGTTAAAGAAGAGTCAAAAGAAACTGCAAGCCGTTACTATCGATTGTCCTGGGAGTATACCAAGCCGAAACAAGGCAAGATTGTGTTGATGTCGGGACTATCTGGATCTGGAAAGAGTACGATCGCTGCAAAACTGGCGCGTGAATCGGGAGCAATTCAAATCCGATCAGATGCAGTTCGCAAGCACTTAGGTGGCGTTGCTCCAGATGAGAAAGGGGATGCGTCGTTGTACAGTTCAGAGATGACGCAGAAAACGTACGATCGCTTACTCAAGTTGGGTGTTACTTTGGCATCTCAGGGGTATACCGTGATTTTGGATGCGAAATATGATCGTCAAGCATTGCGTGCTCCGGTGATCGAGCAAGCACAGGCACACGGAATTCCGGTTGAGGTTTTGTACTGTGAGGCATCTGAGGAGGAGTTGCGCGATCGAATTGCTCAACGACAAGGCGACATTTCGGATGCTGATCTTGATGTCTTGGCAGAGCAATCTTTTGAAGCGTTTACTGAGACTGAAAAGCTGCTCGTGAAAACAATGAGTTAG
- the uvsE gene encoding UV DNA damage repair endonuclease UvsE, translating into MTPELGLVCISASKTVRFKTITRKRLLQFDLVEQERLLRELYAENLRRLGIAIEFCAANKIGLYRLSSGLFPFADDPMGAAILDEFTEGMGLIGEQSRQLKVRLVLHPDQFVVLSSDRPEVIENSIKILAMHARTFDLLGLPRSPWALMNIHGGKGDRAERLIESIRNLPDNIRSRLTLENDEYTYGSEQIAEVCQAAGVPHLFDAHHHVIHEKVESYEDESVIRAFEIARSTWENPDWQVVHISNGAESFLDQKHSDYITIMPSCYRQVPWIEIEAKQKEFAIQKLQEEWLYSDLNVLPPVVVETEKKEEIQIEAVTPSTQDEEPSDLMEQAVSV; encoded by the coding sequence ATGACCCCTGAACTTGGATTAGTGTGTATCTCTGCATCGAAAACGGTGCGGTTTAAAACGATCACACGCAAGCGATTATTACAGTTTGATTTGGTCGAGCAGGAACGATTGTTGCGCGAATTGTATGCGGAAAATCTGCGGCGATTAGGAATTGCGATCGAGTTCTGCGCGGCGAATAAAATTGGACTGTATCGATTAAGTTCGGGGTTATTTCCGTTTGCAGATGATCCGATGGGAGCCGCAATTTTAGATGAGTTCACGGAAGGGATGGGCTTAATCGGAGAACAATCGAGACAGCTTAAAGTACGACTCGTATTGCATCCGGATCAGTTTGTGGTGCTGAGTTCCGATCGTCCTGAAGTAATTGAAAACAGCATCAAGATTCTAGCGATGCACGCTCGGACGTTTGATTTATTGGGATTACCCCGATCGCCTTGGGCGTTGATGAACATTCACGGTGGCAAAGGCGATCGAGCAGAACGATTGATCGAGTCGATTCGGAATTTGCCTGATAATATTCGATCGCGCTTGACCTTGGAGAATGATGAATACACCTACGGATCAGAGCAAATTGCTGAAGTTTGTCAGGCGGCAGGCGTTCCGCATTTGTTTGATGCTCACCATCATGTGATTCATGAGAAGGTCGAGAGCTACGAGGATGAAAGTGTGATTCGGGCGTTTGAAATTGCTCGATCGACTTGGGAAAATCCAGATTGGCAAGTGGTTCATATCTCAAATGGTGCGGAATCGTTTTTGGATCAGAAACATAGTGATTACATTACGATTATGCCGAGTTGCTATCGGCAAGTTCCCTGGATTGAGATTGAAGCGAAGCAGAAGGAATTTGCAATTCAGAAGCTACAGGAAGAGTGGTTGTATTCGGATTTGAATGTGTTGCCGCCTGTGGTGGTTGAGACTGAGAAGAAGGAAGAGATTCAGATTGAGGCGGTGACTCCATCGACTCAGGATGAGGAGCCTTCGGATTTGATGGAGCAGGCGGTTTCGGTGTAG
- a CDS encoding DNA-formamidopyrimidine glycosylase — translation MPELPEVETVRLGLNEVALNQPIVGGEVLLDRTIAYPNSDQFISSLKGLSIAQWHRYGKYLLGQLDPIGWLGVHLRMTGKLLWMKQSEPLSKHTRVRLFFEGDRELRFDDQRTFGQMWHVVGEADPKTIITGLQRLGHEPFSDEFSDLYFYEQLKNRKRPIKNALLDQALVAGIGNIYADEALFLTGIHPETLCTELSIEQTSQLRKNVIRVLKDSIAARGTTFSDFRDVSGVNGNYGGMAWVYGREGDRCRTCETVIERLKLAGRSAHFCSTCQPCKSSADHNLQRIRKK, via the coding sequence GTGCCTGAACTGCCTGAAGTTGAAACGGTTCGATTAGGTTTAAACGAGGTCGCGCTGAATCAGCCGATCGTAGGGGGAGAAGTGTTACTCGATCGCACGATCGCTTATCCAAATTCCGATCAGTTTATTTCAAGCTTAAAGGGATTGTCGATCGCACAATGGCATCGCTATGGAAAATATCTTCTTGGACAACTCGATCCGATTGGCTGGCTGGGTGTCCATCTGCGAATGACCGGAAAGCTGTTGTGGATGAAACAATCTGAACCGTTGTCGAAACATACGCGAGTTCGATTGTTTTTTGAGGGCGATCGAGAACTTCGCTTTGATGATCAAAGAACATTCGGGCAAATGTGGCACGTCGTTGGAGAGGCTGATCCAAAGACTATCATTACAGGCTTACAGAGATTGGGACATGAGCCGTTTTCGGATGAGTTCTCAGATCTGTATTTTTATGAGCAGTTGAAAAATCGTAAACGCCCCATTAAGAATGCACTACTCGATCAAGCGTTAGTTGCGGGAATTGGCAATATCTATGCGGATGAAGCTTTATTCCTAACCGGGATTCATCCTGAAACATTATGTACGGAATTATCGATCGAGCAAACCTCTCAACTGCGAAAAAACGTCATCCGAGTGCTAAAAGATAGCATTGCGGCAAGAGGCACCACGTTTAGTGATTTTCGGGATGTGTCAGGGGTGAATGGTAACTATGGCGGCATGGCTTGGGTGTATGGGCGAGAGGGCGATCGCTGCCGGACTTGTGAGACAGTGATTGAACGGCTGAAGTTAGCAGGTCGATCGGCGCATTTTTGCTCGACTTGCCAACCTTGCAAAAGTAGTGCGGATCACAATTTACAAAGGATACGTAAGAAATAA
- a CDS encoding acetamidase/formamidase family protein, with protein sequence MSKRRDFLIGSAMSAAAVSMISKANAQDNQPSKRPEINALRQGYVGQYQGSVYLLPANNETVQWGWFNNAEPPRARIKSGDTVVMETMMASLNQILPGVPIEQITKLRVDFPGRGPHSVTGPIFVEGAMPGDVLKVRINRIIPRSYGANWNLPGNLKLGQFPDKFPEAQVKHFYLDLGRGVTEFLPGIELPVRPFPGIIGVARAESGQYSTVPPGAYGGNLDCRELVQGTTIYLPVFVDGALLWSGDSHAVQGNGEVNLTAIESAFSELNLTIEVLKKTPLTFPRIETPTHWITMGYDRDMNKAVDMLVEQTVKFVSDWKRISSKEAQQFMNDYGDCRVAEIVNQLKGVYCMLPKKASPKLAPNPTQDTRDSYVTTATDADVQTAMNLASLRMIERMTQLKKLSMLDSYSLASLAMDARLGRIEPGARTIHSLMPRSLWVKKA encoded by the coding sequence ATGTCAAAGCGTCGAGACTTTCTAATTGGCAGTGCGATGAGTGCTGCCGCTGTATCTATGATTTCTAAAGCCAATGCCCAAGATAATCAACCTTCTAAGCGCCCTGAAATCAATGCGCTAAGACAAGGCTATGTTGGTCAATATCAAGGCAGCGTATATCTTTTACCTGCAAACAATGAAACGGTGCAGTGGGGTTGGTTTAACAATGCCGAACCGCCTCGCGCTCGAATTAAATCGGGTGATACCGTGGTGATGGAAACGATGATGGCATCGCTGAATCAGATTTTACCGGGAGTGCCGATCGAGCAAATTACCAAGCTGCGCGTCGATTTTCCCGGTCGAGGTCCTCATTCGGTTACAGGTCCGATTTTCGTTGAAGGGGCAATGCCTGGTGATGTACTGAAGGTGCGGATCAATCGGATTATTCCTCGCAGCTATGGCGCGAATTGGAACCTGCCTGGAAATCTGAAGCTAGGACAGTTCCCGGATAAATTTCCTGAAGCGCAGGTCAAGCATTTCTATCTCGATCTCGGTCGGGGTGTGACCGAATTCTTGCCTGGAATTGAACTACCTGTGCGCCCATTTCCTGGAATTATTGGAGTAGCACGAGCAGAAAGCGGACAATATAGCACTGTTCCACCGGGAGCGTATGGCGGTAATTTAGACTGTCGTGAATTGGTGCAGGGAACAACGATCTATCTACCTGTGTTTGTGGATGGTGCGTTGTTGTGGTCGGGCGATTCTCATGCGGTGCAAGGCAATGGGGAGGTGAATTTAACCGCGATCGAGAGTGCGTTTAGCGAATTGAATTTGACGATCGAAGTTTTGAAAAAAACGCCGCTCACCTTCCCCCGGATTGAAACGCCGACGCACTGGATCACGATGGGATACGATCGCGATATGAACAAAGCGGTCGATATGCTGGTTGAGCAAACGGTTAAATTTGTTTCAGACTGGAAGCGGATTTCGAGCAAAGAGGCTCAACAGTTCATGAACGATTACGGAGATTGTCGAGTCGCTGAAATCGTCAATCAGTTGAAGGGCGTTTACTGTATGTTGCCAAAGAAAGCCAGCCCAAAACTTGCTCCGAATCCAACCCAAGACACTCGTGATAGTTATGTCACCACTGCCACTGATGCAGATGTGCAAACTGCGATGAATCTTGCTTCACTGCGAATGATCGAGCGGATGACCCAACTGAAGAAACTATCGATGTTAGATAGCTACTCGCTGGCAAGTTTGGCAATGGATGCGCGGTTGGGACGGATTGAACCGGGTGCGAGAACAATTCATAGTTTGATGCCGCGATCGCTTTGGGTCAAGAAAGCCTAA